A stretch of the Porifericola rhodea genome encodes the following:
- a CDS encoding PorP/SprF family type IX secretion system membrane protein gives MKKLYFIFLLTLFFSNLQAQTRKQAAHFSLLKSYYNPALTGFEGSVVKGLYRSQWSSYEGAPSTVYLSAELNMHELKQWQQAEEQQKRIYKTQNAQYARHAFGLSFLKDTFGPYYEHQLHLSYSSNLRITRNLNLRAGAALTYNMEGMDAAQVNLEQSNDPFVMQYMQNTKSGRVDVNLGMMLSSKNFFLGYALQDATKGQASFNRENTAIAYAYKHIIQSAYRTQFSEQFALIVNGIYQYDEERGGVLEGQMKALFYQKFWATAGYRKQLAYTFGFGVQLHKLNIGYAMEVPTGEAQLQAQTNELSLSYRLGQSRHVAGKINMW, from the coding sequence ATGAAAAAACTCTACTTTATCTTTTTGCTGACGCTCTTTTTTTCCAATCTTCAGGCACAAACCCGTAAGCAGGCCGCTCACTTTTCTTTGTTAAAGAGCTATTACAATCCTGCCTTAACAGGTTTTGAAGGCTCGGTAGTAAAGGGACTGTACCGAAGCCAGTGGTCTTCTTACGAGGGTGCTCCGTCTACTGTTTATCTTTCTGCAGAGCTAAATATGCATGAACTGAAACAGTGGCAGCAGGCTGAGGAACAACAGAAAAGAATCTATAAAACCCAAAATGCTCAGTATGCCCGTCATGCGTTTGGTTTATCTTTTCTGAAAGATACATTTGGCCCATACTATGAGCATCAACTGCACCTGAGCTATAGTTCTAACTTAAGAATTACCAGAAATCTTAACCTGCGTGCTGGTGCTGCCCTTACCTACAATATGGAAGGAATGGATGCCGCTCAGGTAAATCTGGAGCAAAGCAATGATCCTTTTGTTATGCAGTATATGCAGAATACCAAAAGTGGTCGTGTAGATGTGAACCTGGGAATGATGCTCAGCAGCAAAAATTTCTTTCTGGGCTATGCCTTGCAGGATGCTACGAAAGGCCAGGCTTCTTTTAACAGAGAAAATACCGCTATTGCCTATGCATACAAGCATATCATCCAGTCTGCTTATCGTACCCAGTTTTCTGAGCAGTTTGCACTTATCGTTAATGGTATTTATCAGTACGATGAAGAAAGAGGGGGAGTACTGGAGGGGCAAATGAAAGCCCTATTTTATCAGAAATTCTGGGCTACTGCCGGCTACCGTAAGCAGCTGGCTTACACTTTTGGTTTTGGTGTTCAGCTACATAAATTAAACATCGGCTATGCTATGGAGGTGCCTACCGGAGAAGCACAACTCCAGGCACAAACCAATGAGCTCAGCCTGAGCTATCGTTTAGGGCAAAGCAGGCATG